The genomic segment GGCCGGCCAGCTTCAGGGCCTTTTGGGAAGCGGGCACCGGCCCGATCCCCATGATCCTGGGATCAACGCCTGCTGCGGCCTGGCTGCGGATTATGGCCATGGGCTTGAGGTTCCTTTTGGCCGCTTCCTCGGCGGACATGACCACCAGCCCGGCTGCCCCGTCGTTGCGCCCCGACGCGTTGCCGGCCGTGACCGTCCCGTCCTTTTTAAAGGCCGGCTTCAGTTTGGCCAGCTCCTCCATGCTGGTCCGGCGCGGGTGCTCGTCGACCTCAAAGATGATCGGGTCGCCTTTCCTCTGGGGAATTATAACCGGGACAATCTCTTCCTTGAACCTGCCCGCCTGGATGGCGGCATGGGCCTTCTCCTGGCTGTTGAAGGCAAAGAGGTCCTGCTCCTCCCGGCTGATGGAATACTTCTCGGCCAGGTTTTCCGCCGTCATGCCCATGGTGAACGAGCCGAACATCTCAATGGGCTGCGACCTGGGCTGGCTCTCGGTGTTTGAATCCACCAGCTCGCCGTTGCCGGCGGTGTAACCGAAGCGGGCGTTGCGCAGGTAGTAGATGGCGGTGCTCATGCTCTCCACCCCGCCGGCGATAACTATGTCCGACAGGCCGCACATGATGGCCTGGGCGGCGTTGTTGACGGCCTGTAGCCCTGAACCGCACTGGCGGTGGACGGTGTACGCCGGGATCTCTATTGGTATCCCGGTCTTGAGCGCCGCCACCCTCGCAATGTTGGGAGCATCGGCCGACTGCTTGGTCTGTCCCCAGATCACTTCGCTGATCGCTTCTTTTTCGATGCCTGTCCTGTTGAGCAGTTCTTCCATCACAATTTTGGAAAGGTCTTCCGCCTGAACATCCTTCAGGGTACCACCCATCCTGCCGCCGGCTGTCCTCACGGCCTCCACGATTACAGCTTCACGCATCTCTTTTTCCCCCTTTTGTTATTTGCCTTTGAATTCAGGTGGTCTCTTTTCAAAAAATGCCGATATCCCTTCCTTCCTGTCTTCGCTGCCAAACAGCACTGTCTGGCCGACGCGTTCCAAAAGAAGGGCGCTGGCCAGGTCCACGTCCATGCCCTTATCGATCACCAGTTTGGCCATCCTGATCGCCAGCGGGCCTTTCTTCATGATCTTTTCCGCCATTTCCCGGGCCGCCTTCATCAGTTCCTCCTGCGGCACAACCTTGTTCACCAGTCCAATCTTCTCCGCTTCCCGGGCGTCGATTAATTCGCCGGTAAAGATTAGCTCCTTGGCCTTGGCCGCACCCACCAGCCTGGGCAGCCGTTGGGTCCCCCCGGCCCCGGGCAGAAAGCCCAGCCCCGGTTCGGGTTGTCCGAACTTCGCGTTCTCGCTGGCAATGCGTATGTCACAGGCCATGGCCAGTTCGCAACCGCCCCCCAGGGCAAAACCGTTCACTGCCGCGATGACCGGCTTCTCCAGACCAGCCAGCTCGGACAGCGCCAACTGGTTCTCATTGGCCAGGGTCTCGACCATCCCCCGTTTTTGCAGGCTGTTCAAATCCGCGCCGGCCACAAAGGCCTTGTCGCCGGCGCCCGTCACAATCAACACCCTGACGCTCTCGTCTTCCCTGACTTCGGCCACGGCCTGCCTGATCTCCTGCACCGTTTCTTTGTTCAGCGCGTTCCTGACCTCGGGGCGGTTTATTGTCAAGACGGCGATACCGTTTTCCTTTTCCAGCAGTATGTTCTGGTAAGTCATCTCCCTAACCTGCCTACTTTTTCAAATCGGGGTATTCATAGACTCCCTTGCCGACTTTCCTGCCCAGCCTTCCCGCCTTCACGTACTTGACGTGCAGCGGGTTGGGACGAAACCTCTCGCCCAGCGTTTCGTAAAGGTATTCCAGGGTATGCAGCCGGGTATCCAGCCCCACCATGTCGATCATTTCAAACGGCCCCATGGGGTGGTTGAGTCCCAGCTTGATGGCCTTGTCAATGTCTTCCGCGGAGG from the Peptococcaceae bacterium genome contains:
- a CDS encoding acetyl-CoA C-acetyltransferase, whose protein sequence is MREAVIVEAVRTAGGRMGGTLKDVQAEDLSKIVMEELLNRTGIEKEAISEVIWGQTKQSADAPNIARVAALKTGIPIEIPAYTVHRQCGSGLQAVNNAAQAIMCGLSDIVIAGGVESMSTAIYYLRNARFGYTAGNGELVDSNTESQPRSQPIEMFGSFTMGMTAENLAEKYSISREEQDLFAFNSQEKAHAAIQAGRFKEEIVPVIIPQRKGDPIIFEVDEHPRRTSMEELAKLKPAFKKDGTVTAGNASGRNDGAAGLVVMSAEEAAKRNLKPMAIIRSQAAAGVDPRIMGIGPVPASQKALKLAGLNWGDIGLIELNEAFAAQSLAVIKELDLNQSIVNVNGGAIALGHPLGCSGARILTTLLYEMKRRKVKYGLATLCIAGGQGIATVVERV
- a CDS encoding enoyl-CoA hydratase-related protein: MTYQNILLEKENGIAVLTINRPEVRNALNKETVQEIRQAVAEVREDESVRVLIVTGAGDKAFVAGADLNSLQKRGMVETLANENQLALSELAGLEKPVIAAVNGFALGGGCELAMACDIRIASENAKFGQPEPGLGFLPGAGGTQRLPRLVGAAKAKELIFTGELIDAREAEKIGLVNKVVPQEELMKAAREMAEKIMKKGPLAIRMAKLVIDKGMDVDLASALLLERVGQTVLFGSEDRKEGISAFFEKRPPEFKGK